GCAAAATCGTCTTCTTCAATCGACCCATGGAAGTCCACCTGTTGGATACCTTTGCCGCCTACGGGCGCGCTGTAGACCAGCGGGTGCGAGGGCCGGCCGAGGCTGGCAAAGCAGGCGCGGCGGGGGCCATTGTCCGCTCAGTGACCACCAAGCCAGACAATGTGCCGCATGTCGGCACTTTGCACTATGACGATGCGCCAGCCGTGCCCGCAGTGGCCATCGGCTTGCAGGATGCCGAGCGCCTGGCCTGCTGGCTGCGGACCTACGGCGAGGTAGAAGTGCTGCTCCGACTTTCCTGCCGCGATTTGGGTCGCACCGTCTCGTACAACGTGATCGGCGAGCTGCGTGGCCGCGAGCTGCCTCAAGAGGTGGTGGTCGTCGGGGGGCATTTCGATAGCTGGGATCAGGGCGATGGCTCCCATGACGACGGAGCTGGGTGCATCCAGGCGTTGGAGGTGCTCGATCTGCTCAAACGCGTGGGCATCCGGCCGCGACGGACCGTGCGCGTGGTCTTTTTCATCAATGAGGAATTCGGGCTGGACGGCGCGCGTGCCTACGCGGAGCAGGCAGCCGCCGGCGGCGAGTA
This genomic window from Calditrichota bacterium contains:
- a CDS encoding M20/M25/M40 family metallo-hydrolase, translating into KIVFFNRPMEVHLLDTFAAYGRAVDQRVRGPAEAGKAGAAGAIVRSVTTKPDNVPHVGTLHYDDAPAVPAVAIGLQDAERLACWLRTYGEVEVLLRLSCRDLGRTVSYNVIGELRGRELPQEVVVVGGHFDSWDQGDGSHDDGAGCIQALEVLDLLKRVGIRPRRTVRVVFFINEEFGLDGARAYAEQAAAGGEYHLAAIESDRGAFTPRGFYVDAPDSIVALLQEWLPVLNVALIEWVRKGGSGADIAQMKDAKALIGYVPDTQRYFDHHHSANDVFAAVHPRELELGAAAMAILAYLIAEEGL